One region of Eremothecium gossypii ATCC 10895 chromosome II, complete sequence genomic DNA includes:
- the OST4 gene encoding olichyl-diphosphooligosaccharide--protein glycotransferase OST4 (Syntenic homolog of Saccharomyces cerevisiae YDL232W (OST4)): MITDSQLNNLAISFGLAMFASIVLYYFVCSMSGDDTENKKS; encoded by the coding sequence ATGATAACCGATAGCCAATTGAATAACCTTGCTATCTCATTTGGGTTAGCAATGTTTGCCTCGATAGTGTTATACTATTTCGTATGTTCTATGTCGGGAGACGATACAGAAAATAAGAAGTCCTGA